The following proteins are encoded in a genomic region of Lactiplantibacillus plantarum:
- the yajC gene encoding preprotein translocase subunit YajC has product MGQMASILFIVVMFAFLYFFMIRPQRKQQQQHQQMLSKIKRGDKVTTIGRLHGVVDEVNETEKTVTLDCDGIYLVFDLNAVAKISPAEDAQAKTVAPESGTAAESAATSEVESASSAADDNADSEAK; this is encoded by the coding sequence ATGGGTCAAATGGCATCAATTCTGTTTATCGTGGTCATGTTCGCATTCTTATACTTCTTCATGATCCGTCCACAACGGAAACAACAACAACAACATCAACAAATGTTAAGCAAAATCAAACGTGGTGACAAGGTTACGACAATTGGTCGCTTGCACGGGGTCGTTGATGAAGTTAACGAAACCGAAAAAACAGTTACTTTAGACTGTGATGGCATCTACTTGGTTTTTGATTTGAACGCTGTTGCTAAGATTTCTCCAGCCGAAGATGCACAAGCTAAGACAGTTGCACCAGAATCTGGGACAGCGGCTGAATCAGCTGCTACTTCTGAAGTTGAATCGGCAAGCTCAGCCGCCGACGATAATGCTGATTCTGAAGCAAAATAG
- the ruvB gene encoding Holliday junction branch migration DNA helicase RuvB, translated as MDDDKLLSGDKADDEEASLEKSLRPQTLAQYIGQARVKHELGVYIEAARKREESLDHVLLYGPPGLGKTTLAMVIANEMQVNIRTTSGPAIEKPGDLVALLNELEPGDILFIDEIHRLPKIVEEMLYSAMEDFFVDIVVGQGPTAHPVHFPLPPFTLIGATTRAGMLSAPLRDRFGIVEHMAYYEVADLEDIVKRTADIFQTSIKPSGAHEIARRSRGTPRIANRLFKRIRDFAEVADQDAIDEAIVARSLTYLRVDDAGLDETDNKLLRTMLEYYDGGPVGLATIAANIGEETDTIAEVVEPYLLQIGFLKRTQRGRVVTIKGYQHLGFPYPENK; from the coding sequence ATGGACGATGACAAGTTATTATCCGGTGACAAAGCCGATGACGAAGAGGCGTCATTAGAAAAATCGCTCCGTCCGCAAACGTTAGCCCAGTATATTGGTCAGGCCCGGGTCAAGCACGAATTAGGAGTGTATATTGAAGCGGCCCGCAAGCGTGAGGAATCCTTGGATCACGTTTTGCTGTATGGTCCACCGGGATTAGGGAAGACCACGCTAGCGATGGTAATCGCCAACGAGATGCAGGTCAATATCCGCACGACCAGTGGCCCTGCAATCGAAAAGCCAGGTGATTTGGTTGCGCTCTTGAATGAACTGGAGCCGGGTGATATCTTATTTATTGACGAAATTCACCGGTTACCGAAAATCGTTGAAGAAATGTTGTATTCGGCCATGGAAGATTTTTTTGTCGATATCGTGGTCGGACAGGGGCCAACCGCCCATCCCGTGCACTTTCCACTGCCGCCGTTTACGCTGATTGGCGCGACCACCCGAGCTGGTATGCTGTCAGCTCCGTTACGTGACCGATTTGGAATCGTCGAACATATGGCGTACTATGAAGTTGCTGATTTGGAAGATATCGTTAAGCGGACTGCAGATATTTTTCAAACGAGTATCAAACCATCGGGTGCCCACGAAATTGCGCGTCGCTCACGGGGAACGCCCCGCATTGCTAATCGCTTGTTCAAGCGAATTCGTGATTTTGCAGAAGTGGCGGATCAAGATGCCATTGATGAGGCCATTGTGGCGCGATCACTGACATATTTACGCGTAGATGATGCCGGCTTGGACGAGACTGACAATAAGCTCTTACGAACGATGCTAGAGTATTATGACGGGGGTCCGGTCGGGCTTGCTACGATTGCGGCCAATATTGGTGAAGAAACGGATACAATCGCGGAAGTGGTCGAACCGTACTTACTCCAGATTGGGTTCTTGAAGCGAACACAACGTGGACGCGTTGTTACAATTAAAGGTTATCAGCATTTGGGATTCCCATACCCAGAAAATAAATAA
- the queA gene encoding tRNA preQ1(34) S-adenosylmethionine ribosyltransferase-isomerase QueA, whose translation MSLTLEDFDYDLPHELIAQTPIKKRDSSRLLELDRQTGEMQDKHFYDIIDQLNPGDAVVMNNSRVMPARLYGVKPETGGHAEVLLLHNTEGDEWETLMKPAKRAKVGTVISFGDGKLTATVTAEKEDGIRMIEFHYDGIFMEILESLGETPLPPYIKEKLDDPDRYQTVYAKENGSAAAPTAGLHWTKELLQKVQDKGIKLVYLTLHVGLGTFRPVEEDNIDDHKMHSEFYRLDEDAAKTLNEVRQNGGRIIATGTTSIRTLETIGSKFDGEIKPDSGWTDIFIKPGYQWKVVDAFITNFHLPKSTLVMLVAAFTGRDMILKAYQHAIDEKYRFFSFGDAMFIH comes from the coding sequence ATGAGTTTAACACTTGAAGATTTTGATTATGATTTACCACATGAACTGATTGCCCAGACACCAATCAAAAAACGGGATAGTTCACGGTTGTTGGAATTGGATCGCCAAACGGGCGAAATGCAAGATAAGCATTTCTACGATATTATTGATCAACTCAATCCAGGCGATGCGGTCGTTATGAATAATTCCCGCGTTATGCCAGCTCGTTTGTATGGTGTTAAACCTGAAACTGGTGGTCACGCTGAAGTCCTATTATTGCATAATACGGAAGGTGATGAATGGGAGACACTCATGAAACCTGCCAAACGTGCCAAGGTCGGTACCGTGATCTCATTTGGCGATGGTAAGTTGACGGCGACCGTAACGGCCGAAAAGGAAGATGGCATTCGGATGATCGAGTTTCATTACGATGGGATCTTCATGGAAATTTTGGAGAGCCTGGGTGAAACGCCATTGCCACCATATATTAAAGAAAAACTCGATGATCCAGACCGTTATCAGACTGTTTATGCCAAGGAAAATGGCTCGGCAGCTGCGCCAACAGCTGGTTTACACTGGACGAAGGAACTCTTACAAAAAGTTCAAGACAAGGGTATTAAGTTGGTTTACTTGACGCTGCATGTCGGACTAGGGACGTTCCGGCCAGTTGAAGAAGATAATATCGATGATCATAAGATGCACAGTGAATTTTATCGATTGGACGAAGATGCTGCTAAGACGTTGAATGAAGTACGGCAAAATGGTGGGCGCATCATTGCAACCGGGACAACGTCAATCCGGACGTTAGAGACCATTGGTAGTAAGTTTGATGGTGAAATCAAGCCGGATTCGGGTTGGACGGATATCTTTATCAAACCTGGTTATCAATGGAAAGTCGTTGATGCGTTCATCACGAACTTTCATTTACCGAAGTCGACCTTGGTCATGTTAGTGGCTGCCTTTACGGGCCGTGATATGATTTTGAAGGCTTATCAACATGCGATTGATGAAAAGTATCGCTTCTTTAGTTTTGGCGATGCGATGTTTATTCACTAG
- the mutL gene encoding DNA mismatch repair endonuclease MutL produces MGKIHELSSVLADQIAAGEVVERPASVVKELVENAVDAHATQVDILVQESGVQSIRVIDDGDGIDDAEVLTAFKRHATSKITSREDLFRVHSLGFRGEALPSIASVADVVMNTSTGATGTSIHYRGGKLLQQSPAPLRQGTDITVTDLFFNTPARLKYLKSPQTELANILDVVNRIALSYPAVAFRLVHNAKELLKTAGRGDLQQVIAGIYGVQNARKMVAIQGSTTDFKLSGFVALPELTRASRQYITVLINGRAIKNQQLTKAVIKGYGSKLMVGRYPIAVIALTMDPLLVDVNVHPTKQEVRLSKEPELAKLVSTTITDRLVDVNLIPSALTNLGSHRREHLNTDQLAMDLNAVSSQYQVADKTTPASTEQFAASLAAATMQPSSATTMVSTTSAQPSAVNRAAVSAVVPSESAASSANPPIMISHRDELTATPVQAFDQRYQSESGALPFGETAEPLETSTAASAPTSEAPDTERFPQLRYLGQMHGTYLLAEADDGMYILDQHAAQERINYEYYRQAIGEVSADQQNLLVPIILDYPTSDVLKIKEKLPLLAELGIHLESFGGNSFIVHAHPTWFKAGQEEDTIREMIDWLLQDDKLTVAQFREKSAIMMSCKRAIKANHHLDDQQARALLAKLPTCENPFNCPHGRPVTVHFTNSDMERMFKRIQDSHEARD; encoded by the coding sequence ATGGGAAAAATTCATGAGTTATCTTCTGTGCTGGCCGACCAGATTGCTGCCGGCGAAGTTGTGGAGCGGCCCGCCTCGGTCGTTAAAGAACTGGTTGAAAATGCTGTTGATGCGCACGCGACGCAGGTTGATATTTTGGTGCAAGAGTCGGGTGTTCAGTCAATTCGGGTTATCGATGACGGTGACGGTATTGATGACGCTGAAGTCCTGACCGCTTTTAAACGGCATGCGACGAGTAAGATCACATCACGTGAAGATTTGTTTCGCGTCCATTCTTTAGGTTTTCGCGGTGAGGCGTTGCCAAGTATTGCGTCAGTAGCGGACGTGGTGATGAATACGAGTACCGGCGCCACTGGGACGAGTATTCATTATCGCGGCGGTAAACTATTACAACAATCGCCCGCTCCGTTGCGGCAAGGGACGGACATTACCGTCACTGATTTGTTTTTTAATACACCTGCGCGACTAAAATATTTGAAGTCCCCCCAAACGGAATTAGCGAATATTTTAGACGTGGTTAACCGCATCGCACTTAGCTATCCAGCGGTGGCATTTCGGTTAGTTCATAATGCGAAAGAGCTATTAAAAACGGCTGGTCGCGGTGACTTACAACAAGTCATTGCTGGTATTTACGGTGTCCAAAATGCGCGCAAGATGGTTGCCATTCAAGGATCGACCACTGATTTTAAATTGAGTGGCTTTGTGGCTTTACCTGAGCTGACGCGGGCCAGTCGCCAGTATATTACTGTTCTGATTAATGGTCGTGCTATCAAGAACCAGCAATTGACCAAAGCCGTCATCAAAGGTTACGGTTCTAAGTTGATGGTCGGCCGTTATCCAATCGCGGTGATCGCTTTAACAATGGATCCTTTATTGGTGGACGTCAATGTTCATCCCACGAAACAAGAAGTCCGTTTGAGTAAGGAACCAGAATTAGCCAAACTGGTCAGCACCACGATTACGGACCGGTTAGTGGATGTGAACTTGATTCCGTCAGCATTGACCAATCTTGGCAGCCATCGGCGTGAACATCTAAATACAGACCAGCTGGCGATGGATTTGAACGCCGTTTCGTCACAGTATCAAGTAGCGGATAAGACAACGCCGGCATCGACTGAGCAGTTTGCAGCCTCGCTGGCAGCGGCAACCATGCAGCCCAGCTCGGCAACGACCATGGTAAGTACTACTTCAGCACAGCCATCAGCGGTAAACCGTGCAGCAGTTAGTGCGGTTGTTCCGTCAGAATCAGCGGCAAGTTCTGCCAACCCGCCGATTATGATTAGCCATCGCGACGAACTGACAGCTACTCCAGTTCAAGCATTTGACCAGCGTTACCAGTCAGAATCAGGCGCTTTACCCTTTGGTGAAACTGCTGAACCGTTAGAAACCAGCACGGCTGCAAGCGCGCCGACTAGTGAAGCGCCGGATACGGAACGTTTTCCACAGTTACGCTATCTTGGTCAGATGCACGGGACTTATCTGTTAGCTGAGGCGGATGATGGTATGTACATTTTGGATCAGCATGCGGCCCAGGAGCGAATCAACTATGAATATTATCGCCAAGCGATAGGTGAGGTTAGTGCGGATCAACAAAATTTATTGGTTCCGATTATTTTAGATTACCCGACGAGCGATGTTTTAAAGATCAAGGAAAAATTGCCGTTACTAGCAGAATTAGGGATTCATCTGGAATCATTCGGCGGCAACAGCTTCATTGTTCATGCCCATCCGACCTGGTTCAAAGCTGGGCAAGAAGAAGATACGATTCGTGAAATGATTGATTGGCTCTTACAGGATGATAAGTTGACGGTCGCCCAATTTCGGGAAAAGTCAGCTATCATGATGTCCTGTAAACGGGCAATCAAGGCCAATCACCATTTGGATGATCAGCAGGCCCGCGCGTTATTAGCCAAGTTACCGACCTGCGAGAATCCGTTCAATTGCCCACATGGCCGTCCGGTGACGGTACACTTCACGAATTCAGACATGGAACGGATGTTCAAACGAATTCAGGATAGTCATGAAGCACGTGATTAA
- the ruvA gene encoding Holliday junction branch migration protein RuvA, with protein sequence MYEYFLGQVTDVTPGYVVIEVSGIGYKVLTANPYRYQVGPTAVKMYIHQAVSENGMSLFGFFDADEKALFEKLLGVSGIGPKSALAILANNDHAGLIQAINQENATYLTSFPGVGKKTAQQIVLDLKGKLNDLNVDVTGQTALDVDAPAVDGALADALAALEALGYSKADVKKVTKKLETFSQTQGADTNTLLSEGLRLLMKK encoded by the coding sequence GTGTACGAATATTTTCTCGGTCAAGTGACCGATGTAACCCCCGGTTATGTGGTGATTGAGGTCAGCGGCATTGGTTATAAAGTGCTAACGGCTAATCCATACCGTTACCAGGTGGGCCCAACAGCAGTTAAGATGTATATCCATCAAGCCGTCAGCGAAAATGGCATGAGCCTATTTGGCTTTTTTGATGCTGACGAGAAGGCGTTGTTCGAAAAGTTGCTCGGGGTTTCGGGAATTGGTCCGAAGTCGGCCCTCGCGATTTTGGCCAACAACGACCATGCAGGTCTGATCCAAGCCATCAATCAAGAGAATGCGACTTATCTGACGAGTTTTCCTGGCGTGGGCAAGAAGACAGCTCAGCAAATCGTGCTGGACTTGAAAGGTAAATTAAACGATCTAAACGTTGATGTTACTGGTCAAACTGCGCTCGATGTGGATGCTCCTGCTGTTGATGGCGCGTTAGCGGACGCGTTGGCGGCTCTGGAAGCTCTTGGCTATTCGAAAGCGGATGTCAAGAAGGTCACTAAGAAGTTGGAGACGTTTAGTCAGACACAAGGGGCCGATACGAACACCTTGTTGAGTGAAGGACTACGACTATTGATGAAGAAGTAG
- a CDS encoding YfhO family protein: MKTVRKIPLVVWYTAMFVVIATITYSGLFLAGRTLIWEVDGIAQHFPILLEFQRILQHHPQQLFSWSWNLGLGADQLTTFSYYVVGDPFNYLVAFVSRAHLEWAYQALILLRLYFVGLTFLGFSRQFKFKRVSQLIGALTYTFTAYTFYVGMHHPFFLLPMIWFPLLCWAIERVLRGRHWLPLSLITAVVILSNFYFAYLLALGGLVYALVRFWSRRRDHLTMRSFGQLFWRLLVAVGLGVTMAGILLVPTLLAMLTATRASFNFANGLTSYPINYYVNLPNRLLTNGGSVQYWVTLGLSSISFIAIIYTLRHFRRYWVLNWVLVVMMLGILLPQFAAVFNVFSTPSNRWLLMATLVFAYATMAFMDQVTALTAADLKWLAGISGGLLVIIWLINGFYLNIRKHDIATYLILLALIGVLLAKQSLKLTNRQFYVLLLGIVTLNLANNGLGWLSINTNSNSTEQLRQGAAMKWVKNYFDGAQKSLTTTSQFYRTALAPNYYTMRSAESDVPMVLGTHTVGSYFSVQNGYVGAFSQALGNSEYAMNSPLGSLDGRTTMYNLLGVKYLFAREDQLKKQALPAGYEVVKMKTGEPKIFADKFIYGMSNHTGTILLKSKNALPLVYTQQHQISQRQFNRLNAVDREQALLQGAVTTQQVSGVKTVKPTVTGKNVAYTVQADTTNVLDTLDKVIIYRNQHATGASNNALTKLPADTITLTPEQRESLTPATGLTTPSNRVLNLIAANQKLVQKNQENNADELTSMVSDVQGHQIPYQLTIQHPKKYRNTELYLVLDGISYRRSSIKHALTTSQNINVFTARPYTKVDYLDDVRDGLKGNLSASGYSLTAQTTDNLTSFSQLGTTNMSDYEPRTSAVINLGYSKYARKLITLNFTSIRSLHFKSAKLIAVPLGKTYRQRTRQLQTSGLKHQQVTNNQITGTTLTKTATVLTTSIPYSTGWQLRVDGQTVRTQVVNKGFVGAKLTAGRHQIRLTYHTPGLKIGIWSSIIGGVISILIACWWGLHKRVRQS; encoded by the coding sequence TTGAAGACAGTACGGAAGATACCACTAGTCGTCTGGTATACGGCGATGTTTGTGGTTATTGCGACGATTACTTACAGTGGGCTTTTCTTAGCCGGCCGGACATTGATTTGGGAAGTGGATGGCATCGCCCAACACTTCCCGATTTTATTGGAATTTCAGCGGATCTTACAGCACCACCCACAACAATTATTCAGTTGGTCATGGAATCTCGGCTTGGGGGCCGATCAACTGACGACTTTTTCCTACTACGTGGTCGGTGATCCGTTTAATTATTTAGTGGCGTTTGTTTCGCGCGCTCATTTGGAATGGGCCTACCAAGCGTTGATCTTGCTGCGATTGTACTTCGTTGGACTTACTTTTCTAGGTTTCAGTCGGCAGTTCAAGTTCAAACGTGTCAGTCAATTGATTGGAGCTTTGACGTATACGTTTACCGCGTATACGTTCTATGTTGGGATGCACCACCCGTTTTTCTTGTTACCAATGATTTGGTTTCCGCTACTGTGTTGGGCGATTGAACGGGTCTTACGAGGCCGACATTGGTTACCACTCAGTCTGATTACCGCCGTTGTAATTTTGAGTAACTTCTATTTTGCTTACTTACTCGCATTGGGCGGCTTAGTCTATGCTTTGGTGCGTTTCTGGTCACGTCGTCGTGATCATTTAACGATGCGGTCGTTTGGACAGTTATTTTGGCGGTTACTAGTGGCGGTTGGTCTTGGTGTCACGATGGCAGGCATCTTACTAGTGCCCACGCTGCTCGCGATGTTGACGGCAACGCGTGCGAGTTTTAACTTTGCGAATGGCTTGACAAGTTATCCCATCAATTATTACGTTAATTTACCCAATCGACTGTTGACCAATGGTGGCAGTGTCCAATACTGGGTGACCCTCGGGCTGAGTAGCATTAGCTTTATTGCAATTATTTATACACTACGTCATTTCAGACGCTATTGGGTGCTTAATTGGGTACTGGTCGTGATGATGTTGGGTATTTTGTTGCCTCAATTTGCGGCCGTATTCAACGTTTTTTCAACACCTTCTAATCGATGGTTGTTGATGGCAACCCTCGTGTTTGCTTATGCGACGATGGCATTTATGGACCAAGTCACTGCTCTGACAGCGGCTGATTTAAAATGGTTGGCTGGTATTAGTGGCGGTCTGCTTGTCATTATTTGGCTGATCAATGGATTCTATCTCAATATCCGCAAACATGATATTGCGACATATCTCATCTTGTTAGCGTTAATTGGGGTCCTGCTGGCCAAACAATCCTTAAAATTGACCAATCGGCAATTTTATGTGTTATTACTGGGAATTGTCACGCTGAACCTGGCGAATAACGGACTGGGCTGGTTGAGTATCAATACTAATTCTAATAGTACTGAGCAGTTGCGGCAGGGCGCGGCAATGAAATGGGTCAAAAATTATTTTGATGGCGCGCAAAAAAGTTTAACCACGACTAGCCAATTTTATCGAACGGCTTTGGCACCCAACTACTATACGATGCGTTCGGCTGAGAGTGATGTGCCGATGGTGTTAGGAACTCACACGGTTGGATCGTATTTTTCAGTTCAAAATGGTTACGTGGGGGCATTTAGTCAGGCCTTAGGCAACTCAGAGTATGCGATGAACTCGCCACTCGGTTCGTTGGACGGTCGGACGACGATGTATAACTTATTAGGTGTTAAATATTTATTTGCACGTGAGGACCAGTTGAAGAAACAAGCCTTACCAGCCGGATATGAGGTTGTTAAGATGAAAACTGGCGAACCGAAGATTTTTGCGGACAAGTTTATTTATGGCATGAGTAATCATACCGGCACGATCTTGTTAAAATCCAAGAATGCGTTGCCGTTAGTTTATACACAGCAGCATCAGATTAGTCAACGCCAATTTAATCGCTTGAACGCAGTTGACCGCGAGCAAGCCTTGTTACAAGGTGCAGTCACTACGCAGCAGGTTAGTGGTGTTAAGACTGTCAAGCCAACCGTTACCGGAAAAAACGTCGCTTATACGGTTCAAGCGGATACGACGAATGTTTTGGATACGTTGGACAAGGTGATTATTTACCGCAATCAACATGCAACGGGAGCGTCGAACAACGCGTTGACTAAGTTACCGGCAGATACGATCACATTAACGCCGGAACAACGAGAAAGTTTGACGCCGGCAACTGGCCTGACGACACCGTCAAACCGCGTGTTGAACTTGATTGCAGCTAATCAAAAGTTAGTCCAGAAAAATCAGGAAAACAATGCCGACGAGTTAACGAGCATGGTCAGTGATGTGCAGGGGCACCAGATACCGTACCAATTGACCATTCAACACCCTAAGAAGTATCGAAATACGGAACTCTATCTTGTGCTAGATGGCATCAGTTATCGGCGTTCCTCAATCAAGCACGCCTTGACAACGAGTCAAAATATCAACGTGTTCACGGCCCGTCCGTATACCAAAGTCGATTATCTAGATGATGTTCGCGATGGTCTGAAGGGCAATTTGAGCGCTAGTGGGTATTCTTTAACTGCTCAGACAACGGATAACTTGACGAGTTTTAGTCAGTTGGGTACCACGAATATGTCAGACTATGAGCCCCGGACATCAGCAGTAATCAACTTAGGGTATAGCAAGTACGCGCGTAAGCTGATTACGCTGAACTTTACGAGCATTCGTAGTTTGCATTTTAAGTCCGCTAAACTGATCGCTGTACCGCTTGGGAAGACTTATCGTCAACGGACGCGGCAACTACAGACGAGTGGGTTGAAGCATCAACAAGTGACGAACAACCAGATTACGGGAACCACGCTGACTAAGACAGCAACCGTGTTAACAACGTCAATTCCGTATTCGACTGGTTGGCAGCTACGAGTTGACGGTCAAACCGTTAGGACTCAAGTTGTCAACAAAGGGTTTGTGGGGGCCAAGTTGACAGCCGGCCGGCACCAGATTCGATTGACGTATCACACACCAGGACTAAAAATCGGCATATGGTCGAGTATTATTGGTGGTGTGATTAGCATACTGATTGCCTGCTGGTGGGGGCTTCACAAACGTGTCAGACAATCTTAA
- the tgt gene encoding tRNA guanosine(34) transglycosylase Tgt, whose amino-acid sequence MEPAIKYRLIKKEKHTGARLGELITPHGTFPTPMFMPVGTQASVKSLAPEELDAMGAGVILSNTYHLWLRPGEQIVKEAGGLHQFMNWKKGILTDSGGFQVFSLAKNRDITEEGVHFKNHLNGSKMFLSPEKAIQIENDLGPDIMMSLDECPPFFESYDYVSKSVARTSRWAERGLKVHQHPDYQGLFGIVQGAGFKDLREQSAKDLVSLDFPGYSIGGLSVGESKAEMNHVLDFTTPLLPENKPRYLMGVGSADALIDGAIRGVDMFDCVLPTRIARNGTCMTSHGRLVVKNAAYAHDFTPLDDNCDCYTCRNFTRAYIRHLIKADETFGLRLTSYHNLYFLLHLMKQVRQAIMDDNLLEFRQNFFEMYGFNDKNPKNF is encoded by the coding sequence ATGGAACCGGCAATTAAATACCGATTAATTAAGAAAGAAAAACACACAGGAGCCCGCCTTGGCGAATTGATTACGCCACACGGGACCTTTCCAACACCGATGTTTATGCCCGTTGGGACGCAAGCCAGTGTTAAGTCACTGGCACCCGAAGAATTAGACGCGATGGGTGCGGGTGTTATCTTATCGAATACGTACCATCTGTGGTTACGGCCAGGCGAGCAAATCGTGAAAGAAGCTGGCGGGTTACATCAGTTTATGAATTGGAAAAAGGGAATCTTGACGGATTCAGGTGGGTTTCAAGTCTTTTCCCTGGCTAAAAACCGTGATATTACGGAAGAAGGGGTCCACTTTAAGAATCATCTGAATGGCTCAAAGATGTTCTTATCTCCTGAAAAGGCTATTCAAATCGAAAATGATCTTGGCCCAGATATCATGATGAGTTTGGATGAATGCCCACCATTCTTTGAAAGTTACGACTATGTTAGCAAGTCAGTTGCCCGGACAAGTCGCTGGGCAGAGCGGGGGTTGAAGGTTCATCAACACCCTGATTACCAAGGCTTATTTGGGATTGTTCAAGGTGCGGGCTTTAAAGACTTGCGTGAACAGAGTGCCAAAGATCTTGTTAGCTTGGACTTTCCAGGCTACTCGATTGGGGGCTTATCAGTGGGTGAATCGAAGGCTGAGATGAATCATGTTTTAGACTTCACGACGCCACTATTGCCAGAAAATAAACCCCGTTACTTGATGGGAGTTGGCTCTGCGGATGCCTTGATCGACGGTGCAATTCGTGGGGTCGATATGTTTGACTGTGTCTTACCGACTCGGATTGCCCGTAATGGCACTTGCATGACGTCCCATGGGCGTTTAGTTGTCAAAAATGCGGCCTACGCTCACGATTTCACCCCGTTAGATGATAATTGTGATTGTTATACCTGTCGTAATTTCACGCGTGCTTATATTCGTCATTTGATTAAGGCGGACGAGACGTTTGGTTTGCGTTTGACGAGTTATCATAACTTATATTTCTTGTTACACTTAATGAAGCAAGTTCGTCAAGCCATTATGGATGATAATTTACTGGAGTTTCGCCAGAACTTCTTTGAAATGTACGGTTTTAACGATAAAAACCCGAAAAACTTTTAG